The following proteins are encoded in a genomic region of Parafrankia discariae:
- a CDS encoding MMPL family transporter yields MTDRPEKLAGFVGLLARCCARYRWIVLAAWLVALVPAVHYIRDGGARYTQEVAPAGSESARAMDGVARASPGRHLPDVETIVVRARRGSVDGGRARDRITALVAEVGRLPGVTFVADPAGPLGTATAGVDPISTDRRTALISVLMDGGALQPHLDDVHRVIEASRAYDGPELQVEASGPGATMIGSAELSLAPLVVAAFAALVLLGVTLRSRLGMLVCLLPAAVCTLLAVAVTARLSHTTLLPPFAPVTAGILAFGTCLGSAVVVVHRAQSALLNGQNRLQAAASATTSTGAAVAVGGLGVSLALLAVAALGLSGFGGLALAAAGSAALAVLVVLTLLPALVAGGGVRLLSWAERHYLAMAGAGLARRPGVRSWWAAQVGRYPALVVVAAGVLLMSLANQTDGLRVGGGDAGTDPTSMTTRRAYDLISEGFFPGLNGPILVAVDRGDPNSVPGGGGRVVQPGDVAAALRATPGVRTAAVSLDDPALGPAVVRVLPEAAPRSPQASDLVRRLRDDVLPAALRGSVTNAAVGGPTAMFDDAASSFRATLPLFLAVVVLTIGLVTFAVAGSIPLAVVLGVAGMLSVLASAGMLRVFFQDEDIARRLGVMTSPAEPFVLVPIMLAVFGLAPGMNLVLLTRLRAGGGADPAGSGSGRGGVLRGIGRVFARRRDGARPDPIRDGRDAVRRGHADLGHVVLTMNFVMLFVFLAIAAQPSRTLKMLGCGLAIGVAVDAVVLRAAILPASVQLGQRWQGDRALRRRQGAAASAAEPEAATVARASAAHR; encoded by the coding sequence ATGACCGACAGGCCCGAGAAGCTCGCCGGGTTCGTGGGACTTCTCGCGCGTTGCTGTGCCCGCTACCGATGGATCGTCCTGGCGGCCTGGTTGGTCGCCCTCGTGCCCGCCGTCCACTACATTCGCGACGGGGGTGCCCGGTACACCCAGGAAGTCGCCCCCGCCGGTTCGGAATCCGCCCGGGCGATGGACGGTGTCGCCCGCGCCTCGCCCGGCCGCCACCTTCCCGACGTCGAGACGATCGTCGTGCGCGCCCGGCGCGGCAGCGTCGACGGCGGTCGGGCCCGGGACCGGATCACCGCCCTGGTCGCGGAGGTCGGCCGGCTGCCCGGCGTCACGTTCGTCGCCGACCCGGCGGGGCCGCTGGGCACCGCCACCGCCGGGGTGGACCCGATCAGCACCGACCGGCGCACCGCGCTGATCTCCGTCCTGATGGACGGCGGCGCCCTCCAGCCCCACCTCGACGACGTGCACCGGGTCATCGAGGCCTCCCGCGCCTACGACGGCCCGGAGCTGCAGGTCGAGGCGTCCGGGCCGGGCGCCACCATGATCGGGTCGGCGGAGCTCTCGTTGGCGCCGCTAGTCGTCGCCGCCTTCGCCGCGCTCGTGCTGCTCGGCGTCACGCTGCGGTCCCGGCTGGGCATGCTGGTGTGCCTGCTGCCGGCGGCGGTCTGCACCCTGCTGGCGGTCGCGGTCACCGCGCGCCTGTCGCACACGACCCTGCTGCCGCCGTTCGCGCCCGTCACCGCCGGGATCCTGGCGTTCGGGACGTGCCTGGGCAGCGCGGTGGTGGTCGTGCACCGGGCCCAGTCGGCCCTGCTGAACGGGCAGAACCGGCTCCAGGCCGCCGCGTCGGCGACGACGTCCACGGGTGCGGCGGTGGCCGTCGGCGGCCTGGGGGTGAGCCTCGCCCTGCTCGCGGTCGCCGCGCTCGGGCTGAGCGGTTTCGGCGGCCTGGCGCTCGCCGCGGCGGGGTCCGCCGCGCTGGCCGTCCTGGTCGTCCTCACCCTGCTGCCGGCGCTGGTCGCCGGCGGCGGCGTACGGCTTCTCAGCTGGGCCGAACGGCACTACCTGGCGATGGCCGGAGCCGGCCTGGCCCGGCGGCCCGGTGTGCGCTCCTGGTGGGCCGCGCAGGTCGGCCGGTATCCCGCCCTGGTCGTCGTCGCGGCCGGGGTCCTGCTGATGTCGCTGGCCAACCAGACCGACGGGCTGCGCGTCGGCGGGGGCGACGCCGGTACCGACCCGACCTCGATGACCACCCGGCGCGCCTACGACCTGATCAGCGAGGGCTTCTTCCCTGGCCTGAACGGGCCGATCCTGGTCGCCGTCGACCGCGGCGACCCGAACAGCGTGCCGGGCGGCGGGGGACGGGTGGTCCAGCCCGGGGACGTCGCCGCCGCGCTGCGCGCCACCCCGGGCGTGCGCACCGCCGCGGTGTCGCTGGACGACCCCGCCCTCGGCCCGGCGGTCGTGCGGGTGCTGCCCGAGGCCGCCCCGCGCAGCCCACAGGCCAGCGACCTGGTGCGCCGGCTGCGCGACGACGTGCTGCCCGCGGCGCTGCGCGGCAGTGTCACCAACGCCGCCGTCGGCGGCCCCACCGCGATGTTCGACGACGCGGCGAGCAGCTTCCGGGCCACCCTGCCGCTGTTCCTCGCCGTCGTGGTGCTCACGATCGGCCTGGTGACGTTCGCGGTCGCCGGGTCGATACCGCTCGCCGTCGTGCTCGGCGTGGCCGGCATGCTCAGCGTGCTGGCGTCCGCCGGCATGCTCCGCGTGTTCTTCCAGGACGAGGACATCGCACGCCGCCTCGGCGTCATGACCAGCCCGGCCGAGCCGTTCGTGCTCGTGCCGATCATGCTCGCGGTCTTCGGGCTGGCCCCGGGGATGAACCTGGTCCTGCTCACCCGGCTGCGCGCGGGCGGCGGCGCCGACCCGGCCGGTTCCGGTTCCGGTCGCGGGGGAGTACTGCGCGGGATCGGCCGGGTCTTCGCCCGACGCCGCGACGGTGCCCGGCCCGACCCGATCCGCGACGGCCGGGACGCCGTCCGCCGGGGCCACGCCGACCTGGGGCATGTGGTGCTGACGATGAACTTCGTGATGCTGTTCGTGTTCCTCGCGATAGCGGCACAGCCGTCCAGGACGCTGAAGATGCTGGGGTGCGGCCTGGCGATCGGGGTGGCCGTGGACGCCGTCGTGCTGCGCGCCGCCATCCTGCCCGCGTCGGTGCAGCTGGGGCAGCGGTGGCAGGGCGACCGCGCGCTGCGCCGCCGGCAGGGCGCCGCCGCCAGCGCCGCCGAGCCCGAGGCGGCGACCGTGGCCCGGGCCTCCGCCGCCCACCGGTAG
- a CDS encoding HD domain-containing protein has translation MSTQSPTSREAKSQPSPGEPVATLPSAPDSRLARQLAFVLEIDKLKSVLRRSQLADGSRLENDAEHSWHLAMMAIVLGEYADEEVDTGRVLRMLLVHDLVEIYAGDTFLYDPTEAAEQEAREKAAADQLFPLLPRDQAVQLRSLWDEFEARRTADARFARALDRVQPLILNYATGGGSWQTHGVRAEDVLAHQRVIAEGSHALWDYISQLVGDAVRRGYLAA, from the coding sequence GTGTCGACGCAGTCCCCGACCTCACGGGAAGCGAAGTCCCAGCCCTCGCCGGGAGAACCGGTCGCCACTCTCCCGTCCGCCCCCGACTCCCGCCTCGCGCGGCAGCTCGCGTTCGTCCTGGAGATCGACAAGCTCAAGTCGGTGCTGCGGCGCAGCCAGCTCGCCGACGGTTCACGCCTGGAGAACGACGCCGAGCACTCCTGGCATCTGGCCATGATGGCCATCGTGCTCGGCGAGTACGCCGACGAGGAGGTGGACACCGGCCGCGTCCTGCGCATGCTGCTGGTCCACGACCTCGTCGAGATCTACGCGGGGGACACTTTTCTCTACGATCCGACCGAGGCGGCCGAGCAGGAGGCCCGGGAGAAGGCGGCCGCCGACCAGCTGTTCCCCCTCCTCCCCCGGGATCAGGCCGTTCAGCTGCGCAGCCTGTGGGACGAGTTCGAGGCGCGGCGCACCGCCGACGCCCGGTTCGCCCGCGCCCTGGACCGGGTGCAGCCGCTGATCCTGAACTACGCGACGGGCGGCGGGAGCTGGCAGACCCACGGGGTGCGCGCCGAGGACGTCCTGGCCCACCAGCGCGTGATCGCCGAGGGCTCGCACGCCCTGTGGGACTACATCAGCCAGCTTGTGGGTGACGCCGTCCGTCGCGGCTACCTGGCGGCCTGA
- a CDS encoding MDR family MFS transporter, which translates to MSAENVAPTPAAPSGGLSHRQIMTIITGLLLGTFLAALDQTVVATAIRSIGDDLHGLSAQAWVTTAFLITSTVTTPLYGKLSDIYGRKPLFMIAISIFIVGSVLCGIASSMYVLAGFRALQGLGAGGLFALAMSIMADIVSPQQRPKYMAYFMATFATSSVAGPVIGGFLSGRDSVLGIAGWRWIFWVNVPIGLVALVVVNRVLRASAQRGSTKIDWWGTATIVAAVVPLLLVAERGREWGWVSIASIACYLIGLAGLAGFVLAERRMGDDALIPLRLFRIHTFSVGSALSVVVGMGMFGGLAALPLYLQIVKGASPTEAGLLLLPLMLGVLGASTTSGRLTSRNGRYRRYPIIGCVALLVALGLLSFVGADTPLWQTDLYMLLFGVGLGLNMQTLVVAMQNCVAPRDIGVATASATFFRQIGGTLGTAVFLSILFGAAPSRIADAYSAAEGAPEFAAAAAAHPDQLQQVTSSGSLDDTGFLQSVEKAIAHPFMVGFSDAMDLMFLVGVGVLVLGLVLALLLREVPLRTVSGIEAMRAEAAKSGAGPTGPADTTESAGLTEAAGPGDSAESAELVAEPDELAEPAGVAGRRPAAGAPQDEPAP; encoded by the coding sequence ATGAGCGCCGAGAACGTGGCGCCGACGCCCGCGGCGCCGAGCGGGGGGTTGAGCCACCGGCAGATCATGACCATCATCACCGGGCTGCTGCTCGGGACGTTCCTCGCCGCGCTCGACCAGACCGTGGTCGCGACAGCCATCCGAAGCATCGGGGACGACCTGCACGGGCTGTCCGCGCAGGCCTGGGTGACGACCGCCTTCCTCATCACCTCCACCGTCACGACACCGCTGTACGGGAAGCTGTCCGACATCTACGGCCGCAAGCCGTTGTTCATGATCGCGATCTCGATCTTCATCGTCGGCTCGGTGCTGTGCGGGATCGCGTCCAGCATGTACGTGCTCGCCGGGTTCCGAGCCCTGCAGGGCCTCGGCGCCGGCGGGCTCTTCGCGCTCGCGATGTCGATCATGGCGGACATCGTGTCGCCGCAGCAGCGTCCCAAGTACATGGCCTACTTCATGGCTACGTTCGCGACCTCCAGCGTGGCCGGTCCGGTCATCGGCGGCTTCCTGTCGGGCCGTGACAGCGTGCTGGGCATCGCCGGCTGGCGGTGGATCTTCTGGGTGAACGTCCCGATCGGCCTGGTCGCCCTGGTGGTCGTCAACAGGGTGCTGCGCGCGTCCGCACAGCGCGGGTCGACGAAGATCGACTGGTGGGGCACCGCCACGATCGTGGCCGCGGTCGTCCCGCTGCTCCTGGTGGCCGAACGCGGCCGCGAGTGGGGCTGGGTCTCGATCGCCTCGATCGCCTGTTACCTGATCGGCCTGGCCGGCCTGGCCGGCTTCGTGCTGGCCGAGCGGCGGATGGGCGACGACGCGCTGATCCCCCTGCGGCTGTTCCGCATCCACACGTTCTCGGTGGGCTCGGCCCTCTCGGTCGTCGTCGGCATGGGCATGTTCGGCGGGCTGGCCGCACTCCCGCTGTACCTGCAGATCGTCAAGGGCGCCTCGCCCACCGAGGCGGGGCTCCTGCTGCTCCCGCTCATGCTCGGCGTTCTGGGCGCGTCGACGACGTCCGGGCGGCTGACGTCACGCAACGGCCGGTACCGCCGCTACCCGATCATCGGCTGCGTCGCGCTGCTCGTCGCACTGGGCCTGCTGTCGTTCGTCGGCGCCGACACCCCCCTGTGGCAGACCGACCTCTACATGCTGCTGTTCGGTGTCGGCCTCGGGCTGAACATGCAGACCCTCGTCGTGGCCATGCAGAACTGCGTGGCGCCGCGCGACATCGGGGTCGCGACGGCCTCGGCGACCTTCTTCCGGCAGATCGGTGGCACGCTCGGGACCGCGGTGTTCCTCTCGATCCTCTTCGGCGCGGCACCGTCCCGGATCGCCGACGCCTACTCCGCGGCCGAGGGCGCCCCGGAGTTCGCCGCGGCCGCCGCCGCGCACCCGGACCAACTCCAGCAGGTCACCTCGAGCGGCTCGCTGGACGACACCGGTTTCCTGCAGTCCGTCGAGAAGGCCATCGCCCACCCGTTCATGGTCGGCTTCTCCGACGCGATGGACCTGATGTTCCTGGTCGGCGTCGGCGTTCTCGTGCTCGGTCTGGTGCTGGCGCTGCTGCTGCGCGAGGTCCCGCTGCGCACCGTGTCCGGCATCGAGGCGATGCGGGCCGAAGCGGCGAAGAGCGGGGCCGGTCCGACCGGCCCCGCGGACACCACCGAGTCGGCCGGCCTGACCGAGGCCGCCGGCCCGGGAGACTCCGCCGAGTCGGCTGAACTAGTGGCCGAGCCGGACGAGCTGGCCGAGCCGGCTGGCGTGGCCGGCCGACGACCCGCGGCCGGGGCACCGCAGGACGAGCCGGCCCCCTGA
- a CDS encoding winged helix-turn-helix transcriptional regulator, which yields MARHAEYCPIAVGVEILGDRWTPLVLRELSIGASGFNEIHRGLPRLSRTLLAQRLRTLERRGLVHRAAAVPGRQVRYSLTPAGAALTPVVWALGQWAAEWMFGDPADGECDGLTLMWRLHQCAVRGSLPDRRTIVHLVLTGAGAAEGWLDIDERTVTVCREDPGRDVDLTLEAETAHMHRWLMGLASFRELTVDGHVRIQGPARLVRAFPEWFSTTAFAEGLRRGRLRRDQDAVPA from the coding sequence ATGGCCCGCCATGCCGAGTACTGCCCGATCGCTGTCGGCGTCGAGATCCTCGGGGACCGATGGACACCACTCGTCCTGCGCGAGCTCAGCATCGGTGCGAGCGGGTTCAACGAGATCCACCGCGGTCTGCCGAGGCTCAGCCGGACCCTGTTGGCGCAGCGGCTGCGGACGCTTGAACGGCGTGGCCTGGTGCACCGTGCCGCGGCCGTGCCGGGACGGCAGGTCCGGTACTCGCTGACTCCGGCCGGCGCGGCGCTGACGCCCGTGGTCTGGGCGCTCGGCCAGTGGGCGGCGGAGTGGATGTTCGGTGATCCGGCCGACGGCGAATGCGACGGCCTGACCCTGATGTGGCGCCTGCACCAGTGCGCGGTGCGCGGATCACTGCCCGACCGGCGCACCATCGTGCACCTCGTCCTCACCGGAGCCGGAGCGGCCGAGGGATGGCTCGACATCGACGAGCGCACCGTGACCGTGTGCCGGGAGGACCCGGGCCGCGACGTCGACCTGACCCTGGAGGCCGAGACCGCGCACATGCACCGGTGGCTCATGGGGCTCGCGTCCTTCCGTGAGCTCACGGTGGACGGGCATGTGCGCATCCAGGGGCCCGCCCGACTCGTGCGGGCGTTTCCGGAGTGGTTCAGCACCACCGCCTTCGCCGAGGGACTGCGCCGGGGCCGGCTGCGCCGCGATCAGGACGCCGTTCCGGCCTGA
- a CDS encoding AAA family ATPase gives MSATPAAPSASAVPAAPSVPAAEEAERVIQAILGDLRRGHSRGVIVDSPPGAGKSTLVVRAAAVIAGSGEPLMIVAQTNEQVDDLVERLAARLADEVPHARVGRLGRAGYAPSARIAGLPNIVTASDLAGLGDPEVTISTAAKWAYVREGTWPWAIIDEAYQMRSDTLLAVAARFERALFVGDPGQLDPFSTVANDRWHGLVWNPTQSAVAVLQRANPDLPVHRLPVSWRLPHTAQAVVADAFYPFVGFRTGTGPGERVLTVPGQARGPADEVLDLAAATGWGLLELPARHTVRTDAEAVGAVAEVARRLVERRAVARSGTDERVVTPDRIAVGAAHRDQVVAIRAALGDLADGTGPGQVVVDTANRLQGREYDVTVVLHPLSGRRDATAFHLEAGRLCVLASRHRQACVMVAGAGIRDLLDTHPTSDPVHLGEPVKFPDGWAANQAVLAHLASRSVQAAR, from the coding sequence GTGAGCGCGACTCCAGCGGCCCCGTCAGCCTCGGCGGTCCCGGCGGCTCCGTCGGTCCCGGCGGCGGAGGAGGCCGAGCGGGTCATCCAGGCGATCCTCGGCGACCTGCGCCGCGGCCACAGCCGCGGGGTGATCGTCGACTCGCCGCCGGGCGCGGGGAAGTCGACCCTCGTGGTCCGGGCGGCCGCGGTCATCGCCGGGTCCGGTGAGCCGCTGATGATCGTCGCGCAGACCAACGAGCAGGTCGACGACCTGGTGGAACGGCTCGCCGCGCGGCTCGCCGACGAGGTCCCGCACGCCCGGGTCGGCCGGCTCGGCCGGGCCGGGTACGCGCCGTCGGCGCGCATCGCGGGCCTGCCGAACATCGTCACCGCCAGCGACCTCGCCGGCCTGGGTGATCCCGAGGTGACGATCTCCACCGCCGCGAAGTGGGCGTACGTCCGGGAGGGCACCTGGCCGTGGGCCATCATCGACGAGGCGTACCAGATGCGCTCGGACACCCTGCTGGCCGTCGCCGCGCGGTTCGAGCGGGCGCTGTTCGTCGGTGACCCGGGCCAGCTCGACCCGTTCTCGACGGTCGCGAACGACCGCTGGCACGGCCTGGTCTGGAACCCCACGCAGAGCGCGGTGGCGGTGCTCCAGCGGGCGAACCCCGACCTGCCCGTGCACCGCCTGCCCGTCTCCTGGCGGCTGCCGCACACCGCCCAGGCGGTCGTCGCGGACGCCTTCTACCCGTTCGTCGGCTTCCGGACGGGAACCGGCCCGGGTGAACGTGTCCTCACGGTGCCGGGCCAGGCCCGCGGCCCCGCCGACGAGGTGCTCGACCTCGCCGCCGCGACCGGCTGGGGGCTGCTCGAGCTACCGGCCCGGCACACCGTGCGCACCGACGCCGAGGCGGTGGGCGCGGTGGCGGAGGTGGCCCGGCGACTCGTCGAACGCCGGGCGGTCGCCAGATCGGGGACCGACGAACGCGTCGTCACCCCCGACCGGATCGCGGTGGGAGCCGCCCATCGCGACCAGGTCGTCGCCATCCGCGCGGCACTGGGCGACCTCGCCGACGGCACCGGGCCGGGGCAGGTCGTGGTCGACACGGCCAACCGCCTGCAGGGCCGGGAGTACGACGTCACCGTGGTGCTGCACCCGCTCTCCGGGCGGCGGGACGCGACTGCGTTCCACCTGGAGGCCGGCCGGCTGTGCGTCCTCGCCTCCCGGCACCGGCAGGCGTGCGTGATGGTCGCCGGGGCCGGCATCCGGGACCTGCTCGACACCCATCCGACCAGCGACCCGGTGCACCTGGGGGAGCCGGTGAAGTTCCCGGACGGCTGGGCCGCGAACCAGGCGGTCCTGGCCCACCTCGCCTCCAGGAGCGTTCAGGCCGCCAGGTAG
- a CDS encoding esterase/lipase family protein: MAAKDLSKIKKAMGPVGLVTPAEAQAGAQAPNPDMEWKVQGGAARIWLGAQNKGLVRPVLLADGFNMGPTDFDWLWEELDGDPFRFLTELRERGQDVVLIGFDERSASILDNARVVTEIILRAIAERQGDQPLTVGGFSMGGLVTRYALAKLETERMDHQTALYLSFDSPHRGASVPISLQAIAHILAPINDAFSRQVNSPASRQLLWRHIETADDQPRVDPLRTEFLRALDRAGGWPQRPRKIGVANGVSDGRRNGIPPGVEALRCTGPYFKDTVLYTQAGGRDRIVAESRGLFGEKDIRTNDFPDIDGAPGGTLESFGILADALKDAGEGVDVAHRIVCFVPSVSAVAVRDVETNDDLYTDINALSPDESELDEFLCSSRATAHSAMTEQLGQWVIDRIAR; this comes from the coding sequence GTGGCTGCCAAGGATCTGAGCAAGATAAAGAAGGCCATGGGTCCGGTCGGGTTGGTGACCCCGGCCGAGGCGCAGGCCGGCGCGCAGGCGCCCAATCCCGACATGGAATGGAAAGTCCAGGGCGGCGCGGCCCGGATCTGGCTCGGGGCCCAGAACAAGGGGCTGGTCCGTCCCGTCCTGCTCGCCGACGGCTTCAACATGGGGCCGACGGATTTCGACTGGTTGTGGGAGGAGCTCGACGGCGATCCGTTCCGTTTCCTGACCGAGCTGCGTGAGCGCGGCCAGGACGTCGTCCTGATCGGTTTCGACGAGCGCAGCGCGTCGATTCTCGACAACGCCCGGGTCGTCACGGAGATTATTCTCCGGGCCATCGCCGAGCGGCAGGGCGACCAGCCGCTGACCGTCGGCGGATTCAGCATGGGCGGCCTGGTCACCCGCTACGCCCTCGCCAAGCTCGAGACCGAGCGGATGGACCACCAGACGGCGCTCTACCTGTCCTTCGACAGCCCGCACCGCGGCGCGTCCGTACCGATCTCGCTGCAGGCGATCGCGCACATCCTCGCGCCGATCAACGACGCCTTCTCGAGGCAGGTCAACAGCCCTGCCTCCCGACAGCTGCTCTGGCGGCACATCGAGACCGCCGACGACCAGCCGCGGGTCGACCCGCTGCGCACCGAGTTCCTGAGGGCCCTGGACCGGGCCGGCGGCTGGCCGCAGCGACCCCGCAAGATCGGTGTCGCGAACGGCGTGAGCGACGGCCGGCGCAACGGCATCCCGCCGGGCGTCGAGGCGCTGCGCTGTACCGGGCCCTACTTCAAGGACACCGTCCTGTACACGCAGGCCGGCGGCCGTGACCGGATTGTCGCCGAGTCCCGGGGCCTGTTCGGGGAGAAGGACATCAGGACCAACGACTTCCCCGACATCGACGGCGCGCCCGGCGGCACCCTGGAGTCGTTCGGCATTCTCGCCGACGCGCTCAAGGACGCCGGCGAGGGCGTGGACGTCGCCCACCGCATCGTGTGCTTCGTGCCGTCCGTCAGCGCGGTCGCGGTGCGCGACGTCGAGACGAACGACGACCTCTACACCGACATCAACGCTCTGTCCCCGGACGAGAGCGAGCTGGACGAGTTCCTGTGCTCGTCGCGCGCCACGGCGCACTCGGCGATGACCGAGCAGCTCGGCCAGTGGGTCATCGACCGCATCGCGCGCTGA
- a CDS encoding class I SAM-dependent methyltransferase, with amino-acid sequence MATTHTPPARPDLAEVTTRQQRVWSSGDFAMVASRIVLTSELLADAADLRAGWRVLDVACGTGNAAIAAARSGTRAVGIDYVPALLEDARVRAGAEGLDVEFRVGDAQDLPVDDDSFDAVLSVFGAMFAPDHERTAHEIVRAARPGGTVALASWRPDGFIGDMFRVIAARVPGPPGVASPLLWGTEAHLAELFGGAVADTRSTERICTFRFSSAQEFVEFFRRWYGPTHMAFESLDPTGRRELAADLTDLARRWDRYRGDQDAVALPASYLESVITLR; translated from the coding sequence ATGGCCACCACCCACACCCCACCGGCCCGGCCGGACCTGGCCGAGGTCACGACCCGGCAGCAGCGCGTCTGGTCGAGCGGCGACTTCGCGATGGTCGCGTCCCGCATCGTGCTCACCAGCGAGCTGCTGGCCGACGCCGCCGACCTGCGGGCCGGCTGGCGCGTGCTGGACGTCGCCTGCGGCACCGGGAACGCGGCCATCGCGGCGGCCCGGTCCGGGACCCGGGCCGTCGGCATCGACTACGTCCCCGCGCTGCTGGAGGACGCGCGGGTGCGGGCCGGCGCCGAGGGGCTCGATGTCGAGTTCCGCGTCGGCGACGCCCAGGACCTGCCGGTCGACGACGACTCGTTCGACGCGGTCCTCAGTGTCTTCGGCGCGATGTTCGCTCCCGACCACGAGCGCACCGCCCACGAGATCGTGCGGGCCGCGCGCCCGGGCGGGACGGTGGCGCTCGCGTCCTGGCGACCCGACGGGTTCATCGGCGACATGTTCCGGGTCATCGCCGCACGTGTCCCGGGCCCGCCCGGGGTGGCGTCCCCGCTGTTGTGGGGCACCGAGGCACACCTCGCCGAGCTCTTCGGCGGCGCGGTCGCCGACACCCGCTCGACCGAGCGGATCTGCACCTTCCGGTTCTCCTCCGCGCAGGAGTTCGTGGAGTTCTTCCGCCGCTGGTACGGGCCGACCCACATGGCGTTCGAGTCACTCGACCCGACGGGACGCCGGGAGCTCGCGGCCGACCTGACGGACCTCGCGCGCCGCTGGGACCGGTACCGCGGCGACCAGGACGCGGTCGCGCTGCCGGCCAGCTATCTGGAGAGCGTGATCACCCTCCGCTAG
- a CDS encoding MarR family winged helix-turn-helix transcriptional regulator, protein MDKTATTDSKAPGGRAPTIATAPHDTPVEREEQVAQVADDLARLMRGLTRARAQLLAKARHDVEWAAQILISHLASGGPMRLGALATSVQSDPSTVSRQIAALVRTGYVERRADPDDGRAVVLYVTEAGEQVYQDHLQVRNERYQGMLARWSSEDLVTFATLLRRFGDDMEAHQPAWTTRPASALSAMTRTQDAPETPSGDADTGPATEEDCR, encoded by the coding sequence ATGGACAAGACAGCGACCACGGACAGCAAGGCACCCGGCGGCCGGGCGCCCACGATCGCCACCGCCCCGCACGACACCCCGGTCGAACGTGAGGAACAGGTCGCGCAGGTCGCGGACGATCTGGCCCGGCTGATGCGCGGGCTCACCCGCGCCCGGGCCCAGCTGCTCGCCAAGGCGCGCCACGACGTGGAGTGGGCGGCGCAGATCCTCATCTCCCACCTCGCCTCCGGCGGCCCGATGCGCCTGGGCGCCCTCGCGACCTCGGTCCAGTCCGACCCGTCGACCGTCAGCAGGCAGATCGCCGCGCTGGTGCGCACCGGCTACGTCGAGCGGCGCGCCGACCCCGACGACGGCCGCGCCGTGGTGCTGTACGTCACGGAGGCCGGCGAGCAGGTCTACCAGGATCATCTCCAGGTCCGCAACGAGCGCTACCAGGGCATGCTCGCCCGCTGGAGCAGCGAGGACCTCGTCACCTTCGCCACCCTGCTGCGCCGCTTCGGTGACGACATGGAGGCCCACCAACCCGCCTGGACGACGAGACCGGCCAGCGCACTGTCCGCGATGACGAGGACCCAGGACGCCCCCGAGACACCCTCGGGCGACGCCGACACGGGTCCCGCGACGGAGGAGGACTGCCGATGA